The Phaeobacter sp. A36a-5a genomic interval CTCTTGGTGGAGATGGACGGTTTTGAGGCCAATGAAGGCGTCATCATTCTGGCCGCCACCAACCGCAAGGACGTGCTGGACCCGGCGCTGCTGCGTCCGGGCCGTTTTGACCGGAACGTGACCGTCGGCAACCCCGACATCAAGGGCCGCGAAAAGATCCTGGGCGTTCATGCCCGCAAGACGCCGCTTGGCCCTGACGTTGATCTGCGCATCATCGCGCGTGGTACGCCGGGGTTCTCCGGTGCGGATCTGGCCAACCTCGTCAATGAGGCCGCATTGATGGCCGCCCGTGTTGGCCGCCGTTTTGTCACCATGGAAGATTTCGAATCGGCCAAGGACAAGGTGATGATGGGGGCTGAGCGCCGCTCGATGGTGCTGACCCAGGACCAGAAGGAAAAGACCGCCTACCACGAGGCCGGTCACGCGGTTGTCGGCATGGCGCTGCCGCTGTGCGATCCGGTCTATAAGGCGACGATCATTCCGCGCGGTGGTGCGCTGGGTATGGTTGTGTCGCTGCCGGAAATGGACCGTCTGAATTATCACCGTGACGAATGCCAGCAGAAGCTGGCGATGACCATGGCGGGCAAGGCGGCGGAAGTCATCAAATACGGCGAAGATCATGTCTCCAACGGTCCGGCCGGCGACATCCAGCAGGCCAGCCAGCTGGCGCGTGCCATGGTGCTGCGCTGGGGCATGTCGGACAAGGTCGGCAACATCGACTATGCCGAAGCGCACGAAGGCTATTCCGGCAATACGGCGGGCTTCTCGGTCTCTGCCAACACCAAGGAGCTGATCGAGGATGAGGTGAAGCGCTTTATCCAGCAGGGCTATGAACAGGCGTTGCAGATCCTCAAGGACAAGAACGAGGAATGGGAACGTCTGGCGCAGGGGCTGCTGGAATTTGAAACCCTCACCGGTGACGAGATCAAACGCGTTATGAATGGCGAGCCGCCGCAGGCAGGCGAGGACGAGGATGATGACACCGATACCGGTAGCGCCTCGGTCACCGCGATCCCCAAGGCCAAGCCGAAGAAGCCTGCGTCGGATGATGGCATGGCACCGGAACCGTCGTCCTGACGGCGCGGCGCTGGACACCGTGTAATATCAGACCCGGTCACCCTGAGGGTGGCCGGGTTTTTTGATGACTGAACTGCGCGCGAAAAGCCGAGCGGCGGGGCTGGCCAGAACCGGATGCTGCCCCTATGGTGGCGGAAATTCCTGAATGAAATGAGCCTGATGGAGATGCCCCATGCCAGTGATGCGCGAAACGGAGTTTCAGGGACAAGTGACCTGGATCGGCTATGTTCCGGCTGCCACCGGTGGGCTGCGGTCCGAGCCGCGGGACGCGCTGACGCTGGGGTTTGACGGCATCGAAGGCGAACGCCACGCGGGCGCCTTGCGCGCCTCCTGTGTGCGCGTGCGCAATCTGCATCCCGAGGGCACGGAAATCCGCAACCTGCGCCAGATCAGCATCCTGTCGGAGGAAGAGCTGGCGCTGATCGCCGCCGATATGGGGATGGAGCGGATTGATCCCGTCCACCTTGGCGCGACGCTGGTGCTGCGCGGTATTCCCGACCTTAGCCATCTGCCACCCTCCAGCCGCTTGCAGGGGCCGGATGGGGTGACGCTGACGGTCGATCTTGAGAACCGGCCCTGCATTTTCCCGGCCAAGGAGATCGAGAAGGACCACGCGGGCTTTGGTCCGAAGTTCAAGCCGGCAGCCACCGGCAGACGCGGTGTGGTGGCCTGGGTCGAGCGGCCCGGCGTGCTGAGGCAGGGCGAAAGCCTGCGCCTGTTTGTGCCGGACCAGCCTGCCTGGGCACCCTGAGTCGGGGCATGTCTACGCCGCCGGTTGCCGATAGGCGTTGACGCGGCACGATTGGCAATCTTTGGATGCCCTAGGGGGAGCGAACGCCGTTTCAATGCCTGATCATGTCGGAAATCACGCGCATGGAATGTCGCAGAAGGGCTAAGTCTTGCGGGAAACCGGCACGGCTGTGCCCATGTAACTCGCGACATCACAATTCAGGAAACCGGCCATGAGCTACAAGAGTGACATCGAAATCGCCCGCGAGGCGCAGAAGCGTCCGATCCAGGAAATTGGCGCCAAGATCGGCATCTCCAGCGATGATCTGCTGCCCTACGGCCACGACAAGGCCAAGGTGAGCCAGGACTTCATCAATTCGGTTCAGGGCAAGGAAGACGGCAAGCTGATCCTGGTGACCGCGATCAACCCGACGCCTGCGGGCGAAGGCAAGACCACCACCACCGTTGGTCTGGGTGACGGTCTGAACCGCATCGGCAAGAACGCGATGATCTGTATCCGCGAGGCCTCGCTGGGTCCGAACTTCGGTATGAAGGGCGGCGCCGCAGGTGGCGGTTACGCGCAGGTTGTTCCGATGGAGGAGATGAACCTCCACTTCACCGGTGACTTCCACGCCATCACCTCGGCCCACTCGCTGCTGTCGGCGATGATCGACAACCACATCTACTGGGGCAATGAGTGCGATATCGACATCCGCCGTGTTGCATGGCGTCGTGTGGTCGACATGAACGACCGCGCCCTGCGCCAGATCACCGCCTCCCTTGGTGGCGTCTCCAACGGCTTCCCGCGCGAAACCGGTTTTGACATCACCGTGGCCTCCGAAGTCATGGCGATCCTCTGCCTCGCCAACGACCTGAAGGACCTTGAAAAGCGTCTGGGCGACATCATCGTGGCCTACCGCCGCGACAAGACCCCGGTTTACTGCCGCGACATCAAGGCAGAAGGCGCGATGACCGTTCTGCTGAAAGACGCGATGCAGCCGAACCTGGTGCAGACCCTGGAAAACAACCCGGCTTTTGTCCACGGTGGTCCCTTCGCGAATATCGCCCACGGCTGTAACTCCGTGATCGCAACCAAGACCGCGCTGAAAGTGGCTGACTATGTTGTCACCGAAGCAGGCTTTGGTGCGGATCTTGGCGCTGAGAAGTTCATGAACATCAAATGCCGCAAGGCAGGCATCGCACCCTCGGCTGTGGTGCTGGTTGCGACCGTGCGCGCGATGAAGATGAACGGTGGCGTGGCCAAGGCTGACCTCGGCGCGGAAAACGTCGAAGCGGTCAACAAGGGCTGTGCCAACCTCGGCCGTCATATCGAGAACGTCAAATCCTTTGGCGTGCCGGTGGTGGTTGCGATCAACCACTTTGTCACCGACACCGAGACCGAAGTGCAGGCGGTCAAGGATTACTGCGCCACCCATGGCGTCGAAGCGGTGCTGTCGCGCCACTGGGAGCTGGGCTCCGAAGGCTCCGCCGATCTGGCCCATAAAGTGGTTGAGCTGGCCGACTCCGGCAAGGCCAACTTCTCGCCGATCTACCCCGACGAGATGCCGCTGTTCGAGAAGATCGAAACCATCGCCAAGCGCATCTACCGCGCCGACGAGGTGCTGGCCGATCAGAAGATCCGCAACCAGCTGAAGGAATGGGAAGCGGCTGGCTATGGTAACCTGCCGGTCTGCATGGCGAAAACGCAGTATTCCTTCTCCACCGATCCGAACCTGCGCGGCGCGCCGACCGGCCATTCGGTTCCCGTGCGCGAAGTTCGCCTGTCGGCGGGGGCCGGTTTCATCGTCGTGGTCTGCGGCGAGATCATGACCATGCCGGGTCTGCCCCGCAAACCGGCATCGGAAACGATCCGCCTGAATGACGCAGGCCAGATCGAAGGCTTGTTCTAAGGCCTGAAATAGGCAATCTGCGGCCCGAGGATCCCCTCGGGCCGCAGGAGTTTAAAGATGAGCGAACGACACCCGCCGCAGGACTGTGCCGACATGCCGGCGCTGCGGCAGCAGATCGACAGGCTGGACCGGGAGCTGATTGCCCTGTTGGCCGAGCGGGCGGGCTATATCGACCGTGCGATCGAGCTGAAGGCGGCCAATAACTGGCCCGCGCGCATACCGGCCCGTGTCGAAGAAGTGGTCGGGAATGCCCGGATGACGGCCAGCACGGCAGGGCTTGATCCCGATCTGGTCGAGCGCCTGTGGCGCCAGCTTGTGGAATGGTCGATAGCCCGCGAGGCACAGATCATTCGCGAGGAGTAACGCGGCCCGGAGCGGCGCGCAGCAAGAGGACAGAAGCAATGGCAGCGAATATCATCGACGGCAAGGCCTTTGCCGCCACCGTACGCGAGAAGGTGGCAGGCCACGTGGCCCGGTTGAAGGAAGAGCATGACATCACCCCCGGTCTGGCGGTGGTTCTGGTGGGTGAAGATCCGGCAAGCCAGGTCTATGTGCGCTCCAAGGGCAAGCAGACCGTTGAAGCGGGCATGAACTCCTTTGAGCACAAGCTGGAGGCCGACACCTCCGAAGAGGACCTGCTGGCGGTGGTCGATCAGCTGAACAAGGATCCCTCGGTGCATGGCATCCTCGTGCAGCTGCCGCTGCCGGGTCATTTGAACGAAGACCTGATCATCAACTCCATCGCGCCGGAAAAGGACGTGGACGGGTTCCACATTTCCAACGTGGGCCTGCTGGGCACCGGTCAGAAAAGCATGGTGCCCTGCACGCCGCTTGGCTGCCTGATGCTGCTGCGCGACTATCATGGCTCGCTGTCGGGCATGGACGCGGTTGTCATTGGCCGCTCCAATATCGTTGGCAAGCCGATGGCGCAGCTGTTGCTGGGCGACAGCTGCACCGTGACCATCGCACATAGCCGCACCAAGGATCTGCCGGATGTTGTCCGCCGCGCCGATATTGTTGTCGCTGCTGTGGGTCGTCCTGAAATGGTGCCTGGCGACTGGATCAAGGAAGGCGCCACCGTCATCGACGTGGGCATCAACCGGATCGACGCACCGGAAAAAGGCGAGGGCAAGACCCGTCTGGTGGGCGATGTGCATTTTGAGAGTGCGGCCGCGCGCGCCGGCGCAATCACCCCGGTGCCCGGTGGCGTCGGCCCGATGACCATCGCCTGCCTGCTGGCCAATACCGTGACGGCCTGCTGCCGCGCCAATGGTCTGGCGGAGCCGGAAGGGCTGACCGCCTGATCAGAACCGACCTGCCATCTGCGGATGGCTGAGATCTGCTGCTCCCGTCGGATGCCTCCGGCGGGAGTATTTTTTGGAAAAGTGACAGGTGGGAAAAACCCGCGGATCAGGGCGCGCGGATCAGGCCGCGACTGGCACCATGGTGCCCTGCAACAGGGCGATCAGTTTTTCCTCCTCTCCGGTGATGGCGTGGACCTCGGCGGTGACAATGATCAGACGGCGGCCGGGTTTGATGACCTGGCCCGTGGCGCGCAGCATATCGCCTGCACCCGGTGCGAGAAGGTTGATCTTCATCTCGGCGGTCATCACCTCGCTGTCCTCGGGCATCAGGGTCAGAGCGGCATAGCCTGCGGCACTGTCTCCGATGGCAAAGCTGAGCGCCGCATGGGCGACGCCGTGCTGCTGGCGGCTGCCCGGCAGGATGGGCGCGGAGATGGTGACGGTGCCGGTGCCGACGCTGGCAACCTCGGCACC includes:
- a CDS encoding PaaI family thioesterase — its product is MIEQRIRDSFARQSMMQTLGAEVASVGTGTVTISAPILPGSRQQHGVAHAALSFAIGDSAAGYAALTLMPEDSEVMTAEMKINLLAPGAGDMLRATGQVIKPGRRLIIVTAEVHAITGEEEKLIALLQGTMVPVAA
- the folD gene encoding bifunctional methylenetetrahydrofolate dehydrogenase/methenyltetrahydrofolate cyclohydrolase FolD, which translates into the protein MAANIIDGKAFAATVREKVAGHVARLKEEHDITPGLAVVLVGEDPASQVYVRSKGKQTVEAGMNSFEHKLEADTSEEDLLAVVDQLNKDPSVHGILVQLPLPGHLNEDLIINSIAPEKDVDGFHISNVGLLGTGQKSMVPCTPLGCLMLLRDYHGSLSGMDAVVIGRSNIVGKPMAQLLLGDSCTVTIAHSRTKDLPDVVRRADIVVAAVGRPEMVPGDWIKEGATVIDVGINRIDAPEKGEGKTRLVGDVHFESAAARAGAITPVPGGVGPMTIACLLANTVTACCRANGLAEPEGLTA
- a CDS encoding chorismate mutase translates to MSERHPPQDCADMPALRQQIDRLDRELIALLAERAGYIDRAIELKAANNWPARIPARVEEVVGNARMTASTAGLDPDLVERLWRQLVEWSIAREAQIIREE
- a CDS encoding MOSC domain-containing protein; this encodes MPVMRETEFQGQVTWIGYVPAATGGLRSEPRDALTLGFDGIEGERHAGALRASCVRVRNLHPEGTEIRNLRQISILSEEELALIAADMGMERIDPVHLGATLVLRGIPDLSHLPPSSRLQGPDGVTLTVDLENRPCIFPAKEIEKDHAGFGPKFKPAATGRRGVVAWVERPGVLRQGESLRLFVPDQPAWAP
- the ftsH gene encoding ATP-dependent zinc metalloprotease FtsH; amino-acid sequence: MGNVRNIAFWVVLFVLVLALFNLFSGSGSTMQSREKTFSDFVSAVENGNVSTVTLDGEQVRYTTSDGQNFMTIKPGDAEVTALLIDNNIPVRAEKQQQSGFQSFLLTLLPFLLLIGVWIYFMNRMQGGGKGGAMGFGKSKAKMLTEKHGRVTFDDVAGIDEAKEELEEIVEFLRNPQKFSRLGGKIPKGALLVGPPGTGKTLLARAIAGEAGVPFFTISGSDFVEMFVGVGASRVRDMFEQAKKNAPCIVFIDEIDAVGRHRGAGYGGGNDEREQTLNQLLVEMDGFEANEGVIILAATNRKDVLDPALLRPGRFDRNVTVGNPDIKGREKILGVHARKTPLGPDVDLRIIARGTPGFSGADLANLVNEAALMAARVGRRFVTMEDFESAKDKVMMGAERRSMVLTQDQKEKTAYHEAGHAVVGMALPLCDPVYKATIIPRGGALGMVVSLPEMDRLNYHRDECQQKLAMTMAGKAAEVIKYGEDHVSNGPAGDIQQASQLARAMVLRWGMSDKVGNIDYAEAHEGYSGNTAGFSVSANTKELIEDEVKRFIQQGYEQALQILKDKNEEWERLAQGLLEFETLTGDEIKRVMNGEPPQAGEDEDDDTDTGSASVTAIPKAKPKKPASDDGMAPEPSS
- a CDS encoding formate--tetrahydrofolate ligase, with protein sequence MSYKSDIEIAREAQKRPIQEIGAKIGISSDDLLPYGHDKAKVSQDFINSVQGKEDGKLILVTAINPTPAGEGKTTTTVGLGDGLNRIGKNAMICIREASLGPNFGMKGGAAGGGYAQVVPMEEMNLHFTGDFHAITSAHSLLSAMIDNHIYWGNECDIDIRRVAWRRVVDMNDRALRQITASLGGVSNGFPRETGFDITVASEVMAILCLANDLKDLEKRLGDIIVAYRRDKTPVYCRDIKAEGAMTVLLKDAMQPNLVQTLENNPAFVHGGPFANIAHGCNSVIATKTALKVADYVVTEAGFGADLGAEKFMNIKCRKAGIAPSAVVLVATVRAMKMNGGVAKADLGAENVEAVNKGCANLGRHIENVKSFGVPVVVAINHFVTDTETEVQAVKDYCATHGVEAVLSRHWELGSEGSADLAHKVVELADSGKANFSPIYPDEMPLFEKIETIAKRIYRADEVLADQKIRNQLKEWEAAGYGNLPVCMAKTQYSFSTDPNLRGAPTGHSVPVREVRLSAGAGFIVVVCGEIMTMPGLPRKPASETIRLNDAGQIEGLF